The Arachis ipaensis cultivar K30076 chromosome B03, Araip1.1, whole genome shotgun sequence region TGTTAGGCTTGATTGAAACCAAAAAGGAGGTAGTAACTAAATTTGATGTAGCATGTTTGTGGGGTTGTGACACGGTGGATTGGGAATATGTGGGATCAACTGGAGCCTCTGGTGGTTTATTGTTGATGTtggataatttattttttgtacgGTCGAATTGCTATAAAGGGGATGGCTGGCTTTGTGTTGAAGGTTTGCTGACAAACTGTAATTTTAACTGTGCGTTCTGTTTTGTATATAGTGCACATGTGCAGAGTGAGAAACTGGTGATGTGGGAGGAATTAAGCTATATGGTGGGTTTATGTCAGGTTTCGTTTTGCTTCATGGGAGACTTCAATGAGATCTTACGGCTGGAGGAAAGGAAAGACGCCGTTAGTCTACCAGCATCAGCTGAGGATTTTATGGAGTGGGTACAAGACTTACAGCTCATAGACTTACCGCTAACTGATAGAAAATTCACGTGGTTTCGAGGCAAATCTTGTAGTTGCATTGATAGGATGATGGTCAGCTTGGAGTGGCTTGAGGAGTTTCCAGATACTCGATTGAAAGGGGGTCCGAGAGGCCAATCGGATCATTGCCCGTTGATTCTAGAAGATACAAGACTTTGGGCGGGTACAAGACCTTTTCGTAGTCTAGATTCCTGGTTTACACATGAAGGGTTTCTGAGGATGGTAAAGGATGAGTGGAAAAACTTGGGTGATGACCAATTCACAAATAAGCTGAAGGCTTTGAGAGTACTGCTAAGGAGATGGCACAAGGACAATTTTGGGGATATGAACAGCAGGATAAagaagtttgaggaagagataaagaaGATTGATGATATCGTTAGTGCGGgttcttatgacaaaacaatgGAGGCTAGACGGAAGGCTCTTGTGACTTGCTGTGCGAAGTGGTATGCTAGAAAGGAGATTCGTTGGAAGCAGATGTCTCGATCTCAACATGCTAGATATATGGACAAGAACACCAGGTACTTCCATAACCTAGCATCAGCTAGAAGGAGGAACAATAGAATTGATTCTTTAGTGATTAGTGGAAGATTGGTGTGGAATCAGGCCAGAATAAAAATTACGATTACAGGATTTTATAAAGATCTGTATCAGTAGGAACATGCTCCTTTTATTAGCATCCGTGATGGGTTGGTAAAACAGattgaggaggaagaggcagcCGTGCTAGAGGTAATGCCAACTCCGGAGGAGATACGAGAGGCGGTTTGGGATTGTGAGTCAAGTAAAACTCCGGGTAGTGATGGCTATAatatgaacttcataaagaaaTGTTGGGACGAGATTGGCCAGGAATTTACTACAACTGTATTGGGTTTTTTTCAGAGTGCGAAGCTACCAACAGAGGCTAATGTAACTTGGGTGGCGCTAGCTCCAAAATTTGTGGGGGCAAAGAAAATCAAAGACCTAAGACCGATTAATATGGTTGGTTGTATTTATAAGGTGATATCAAAAGTGCTGGTAAGAAGAATGCGCCTAGTGATGCCATGTTTAGTGGGGGAGACCCAGTCTGCGTTTGTAAAGGGCCGCAAAATACATGATGGTGCTCTCATTGCTTGTGAGACGGTCCAATGGCTAAAGCTGCGAAGGAAGCGAGCAGCAATTATCAAATTAGACTTTCAGAAAGCTTATGACAGGGTAAGATGGAGCTTTGTGGATATAGTGCTACAGAAGATGGGCTTTGAACTTAGATGGAGGACATGGGTGAAGGAATGTGTGACCACAGCGTCTATGTCGGTGTTGATTAATGGGTCACCTTCCAAGCCGTTCAAGATGGAGAGAGGACTCAGACAAGGAGATCCCCTCTCTCCTTTTCTATTTGTCCTTGTCGTTGACGTTTTGCACAGGATGGTGGGTGAGGCAGTAAGGAATGGACGTATTTCTCCATTGCTGGTGGGACAGGACAACATAGAGCTGTCACATCTCCAATTCGCAGATGACACGATCTTGTTCTGCCCTCAGGATATGGAGACAGTATTGAATTATAAGAGACTTCTGCGTTGTTTTGAGTTAATGTCTGGCTTGAGTATTAACTACGACAAGTCAAGCTTGATTTCAGTCAACTGTGAGAAGGAATAGGTGACTAATATGTGTGGTTTGTTGGGATGTACTGAAGCTGCGTTACCGGTTAGGTACTTGGAAATTTCCTTAGGCGCTAATCCTCGGTTGGTGAAGACCTGGAAACCGATCATAAACAAGGTGGAAGATAAGTTGAGCTTATGGGAAGCTAAATCTCTTAACAAGGCTGGTAAATTGGTTCTCATCAAATCTGTTCTAAATAGCCTTCCGATTTACTACTTAAActtgtataagatgccaaaaGCGGTTGCAAAAAAGATAATTGGATTACAAAGAAGGTTTCTGTGGAGTAAAGAAGATGGGAATAATGGCATACCACTTATGAAATGGGAGGTGGTTCAAGCTCCTAAGAAGCTAGGTGGGTTGGGGGTCGGAGATGCGCTACTCAAGAATGTGTTGCTTCTGTTCAAGTGGTAGTGGTGATTCTCTAAGGAGGACTGCCTATTGTGGAAGAATGTTGTTTGTTCTTGTAATTATTTAAACCCAACTTTAATGATGTCACAACAACCTTTACCATCTATAGGAGGCCCATGGAAAGATATTTGTCAGCTTAATATGAAGGAGCAACAGGTGAGAAATATGATGATTGGTGATTTGTCTATGGAGGTGAAAAATGGCAGACGTATTCGTTTTTGGGAGGACGGTTGGCTGCAAAGTGACTCTTTAAAAGATAGTTTTCCAAGACTATTCTCTATTTCAAACCAACAAGGATCTGTAATAGGGGACTATGGGTTCTGGGATGGTTAGAGTAGGTATGAAACTTCGAATGGAGGAGAGAATAATTTTAATGGAAGTTAGAGTTGCTCAACCAACTTCATGACCGTTTACGGGTTGTGAAATTGTCGGTTGATAAAGAGGATTTTGTCATATGGAAATTTGACAAAAAAGGTATTTTTTccactaactcatttgtgcaggtacTACAAAAAGAAACTCTCCCAGAAGACATCACAAGTTACAGTTTCACTAGTACCATATGGAGAGACCTGATTCCTCCAAGAGTTGAACTTTTTGCATGGTTCGTTTTAGTTGGCAAGGTCAACACGAAGGAGAGACTGAATAGATTCGGGATTATTAATTATAATGATAATATCTGTGTGTTGTGTAAAAAGGATATAGAATTTGTGCATCATTTGTTTTTTGGTTGCGAGTTTACATGGCATGTGTAGTGCGCTTGGCTAACGTGTGATGGTAGAGACTGGACTATGCCGGGAACTGTTAAAGAATTTTTTGAGTTGAAGAGATCAAGATTATATCATATTTGAGCTACAGAGTTTGGGGCGGAGTTGATCCGTTTGGTTGTTGATGACAATGTCGGAGATGACAACGGAATATACCTTTTATTGTGTTTAGTATCTCGTGTTTATATGTTCTCTTTTTCTACTTGCTCCACGAAATGTGTTGAGTtcatttggttaaaaaaaaaagactctCTCTTTATAGGTTGATTAGACTGCTACACTTtctcataaaattaaaaaaagttgtGTTTAAAGAGGTAGCCTGTCTCATTCATATCTTAACATGCATTgcatttttaattttagttaggaAAGTAAAAGAGGGATGAAAAGAACCAAGAAGCATAGATTGTATGTGTGTAAACACCATAATTGAAGGAGAAAAGTGAAATGCTCGTGCATGGGAACATAATCAAGAAGATTAATCATTTCATGGCCTGCAGTAGTTCTATAAATAAAAAGTTAGTGGAATCTGGTTGATGAAGATTGTTGTGGACCCTCCAGATCAGGGTCATTTGCGCATTCTATCATGTCTCATTCCATTGCAAGATTGAAGGAAATCTCCCTGAAATTAAATTCGATGATAATTACCATAAAGGCATTGTGTGGTTGCAAGTTAAGGCTTCATCTGAATGCGTTAATATATAACTTGCAAGCAAAATTAATTCAACATACAATTTGCGTGTTAAAGTTCATTTTTATTTATGATGGCGAATTGGAATAAAAATGTAATCAATCATAGGCCTGAATATCATCGGATGGCCACACCCACATCACTTCCTTTTCACATGCGATGAAAACATTTTGAACCTGTAAAGCTAGACCATTCACAATTTCACACTCAATAGTCATCtcaactcatcatcatcattattcgtACGCTGGTTGGTGTTATTATCTCAccccaatttttttttcatttcttataAGTTATAATActtctcaatttaaaaaaaaaaaggtaatgtTAGGTAGACCAGAAAAATAGTCAgaacttaccttatttagcattaattaattatcgcaacaattaatgaatattaaataagacaagttatgactgtttttggctgattttctttagttacacAACATTTccgaaaataaaatagtaaacaCAGCATAACAGAAAAAGTagtaataaaaagtaaaaacgtCACTTTAATTACTCTTAAACCTTTAGTTACCACAAAATACTAAAAAGTAAAAGCCACCCAAACTAAAAGATCAAAATTACAGGAAGACCGGAATTTACACAGAGAAGGATTCACatattttcctttcctttttttttttttttcacacacTACANAAAACCTATCCTTTTTTATTTCAAAGTAATCAAAACGGTTGAAATCGTAGTCCGGAAATCACGGTGCTCCCTTGTTTGCGTAGGTATTGACGAGAGCCAAAGCGTTGCTCGTGAACTTCTTCACCTTCGTGACGCGGTCGCACACGTCCGCCTTAACCGGACACTCCGCCACATCCTGGAATCCGTCCGTACAAGTCTCTTCGTCGGTGAGTGCGGCGCTCATCCACGTCTGTACGTTGCTCATCTGGAACAGGAACGAGCCGGCGCCGGTTCCGGCGGCTCCAATTTGCCGCATCTGCTTCAGCGAACCGCGAATTTCGTCGACGGCGTCACCGAGATTCGTGAAACAGTCGTGAAGCGCGGAGGTTGCGCGCGAATCGGCGGTGTAGTCGGCCTCGCGAGTGAGGTTGGAGACGTAGGAGGCAGTGCGGTGGACCTTGGAGAGTGTGACGGCGATAGCGACGCGAGCGAGCTGGCCGGGATCCTGCTGGACCGCATTGGCGTAGCGAGAGAGGGAGGAGTAGCAAACGTCCGGGTAGAGCGTGTTGTTGCAGCTCGTTCGGATGAAGGTTGTATCGCCGTCGTCAACTGCGGGTGCAGCGGGAGATTCGGCATCGTTAACTGCGGTGACTGTCCGGTGGAGGTTCGAGAATGTGGCTAGCAAGCAGAGAAGGAAAAGGAAGAGGAGACAGTGAGGCCGTTGAGTTCTCATGGTTGGTTTGtgttttctctttttcctttttctgttTCGTTCTGTTAAGAGTTTGTTTTTGTGTGGGGAGAGAGAGTGAGAGGCGGGGTTTTGTAGGCATTAGTTATGGATGGAATTACCTCATGCCCAATGTATTTGGTTTTAATAACGAGAATGCCATCACCctctctcttttttatttatttaaataaaaaaatacttttataagCTGTAAGAGTCTAAGAGACtttgtaattttatatttagCAAATTGCTTAACGAAAAATCGAAAATTGAcctctatattttgttttatttttcaaaatattttgatTGTTTAAAGAATAAATTCACAAAAATATTTATtggtttaaaattattaaatctaAGAATAAAATATCTTANNNNNNNNNNNNNNNNNNNNNNNNNNNNNNTTCGGCCTTTCCTTGTCTATGGTTCGGCAATAGACAGTTTGGACTTTCCGAATTTGGCAGTTATGGctcctatttttattttcttttaagtaataaTATTCAATTAACAAAATATAAGAGATTGTATTATCATGCAATAATATAGCATGAATACATTGAGCTTGATTCTTTGTtctttaagaaaaaaaatgtttttttttttaaaaacatagtacttttttattttattagtcattttttatttctaaaaaaatgaaataacaaATAATTTTCTGTGATTTTTGAGAAATAGGATGAAGCAGAAGCAATTGAAGAgagaaaaattttacaaaatataaaattacaaatttaTATANNNNNNNNNNNNNNNNNNNNNNNNNNNNNNNNNNNNNNNNTGTTATACTGTTATGTAAAATAGTTTTATTCTTAAGACTACAATTATAATTTTCTATAACaatattatttatgtattttattataTCCAAATAGCTAACTGTTTTTTATTCCAATAAAATTATTTTCTACTTCTAAAAAAAAATGCTTGTTTCAACCGCATAAATAAATTTTCATTAGCTTAAAAGAGACTAGCAAACACGACACATGATTTGACAAAGTTTACTAATATTCGCTTAGGTACAATATCCATAAGTAGCAGTTAaacttaaattttattaaaaacaatttttctgataaaattaaaaacaaacttttatagcattttcaataaatgaaaaattgcacGGTTACATTAAGGTAATACTGAAAGTCACCATTCACTAATTACTTTAAATAAAAGAtagatattatatatatttaattatatttacgTTTAAATGATTAGAATTCCGTCTTTTCAGTATGATTTTATAATTACTAATTAAAAATTGTAACTCCCTCAAAGAACTTTGCCAACAAGGCGTTAAAAAGATGAGTAGGAAAATATATAGAAATTGTTTATATATTTTAGTTGATTATTATCTTCCCCAAATATATGAAGTTAGAATTGTAATGGACGGTTTGTATGGAgtattaaatgtaaaaataatgtGTTGTGGATATATCATATATTAGGATCAGGACAAGAAAAGAGTAGTACTATGCGATCATAAAACTCGAAAATGGTCCAGAGTATGAGAGTAATGCATAACTGATGAGTTTTCTTGTCTACGAAAGATTGCAAAAGCAACAAGTCTGTGTTAATTAATATAGTacatattatattttatatacgtGGCATAACCCATAAGTCTATCTTATTGTATTATTTTTGTTTCATCCCCTAAGGTTCCGGGGTTATGTCATCATCAAAGGCATGGTTGTAGATTTTTTCTCTCCTCTTATCAAAATGCTAATTATTGATGAGCCGTATGGCATGTCTCACACAGATTTTTTCGATGGATTTCTAACACaaataatttgtaaaaaattatataatatttgtTTTACAAATTCGTAACAAGTGTGCTAAGTA contains the following coding sequences:
- the LOC107630348 gene encoding 21 kDa protein; this translates as MRTQRPHCLLFLFLLCLLATFSNLHRTVTAVNDAESPAAPAVDDGDTTFIRTSCNNTLYPDVCYSSLSRYANAVQQDPGQLARVAIAVTLSKVHRTASYVSNLTREADYTADSRATSALHDCFTNLGDAVDEIRGSLKQMRQIGAAGTGAGSFLFQMSNVQTWMSAALTDEETCTDGFQDVAECPVKADVCDRVTKVKKFTSNALALVNTYANKGAP
- the LOC107632997 gene encoding uncharacterized protein LOC107632997 encodes the protein MDAQAVCDSCLGXQNYVDGGSMAARNKLANSEDELEVEGSCSEVSNRGKLGGQDMLCRGRESKVGEVGGQDDGVGHENINKQVIEDAGSETKIEGIKPNSDQRLTQEIQSTENMKTWKLATESGAVFYDDEEDIMAILQRQNEAIATKRRMAKQKEKARKSRPKQHNKSEKLVMWEELSYMVGLCQVSFCFMGDFNEILRLEERKDAVSLPASAEDFMEWVQDLQLIDLPLTDRKFTWFRGKSCSCIDRMMVSLEWLEEFPDTRLKGGPRGQSDHCPLILEDTRLWAGTRPFRSLDSWFTHEGFLRMVKDEWKNLGDDQFTNKLKALRVLLRRWHKDNFGDMNSRIKKFEEEIKKIDDIVSAGSYDKTMEARRKALVTCCAKWYARKEIRWKQMSRSQHARYMDKNTSIRDGLVKQIEEEEAAVLEVMPTPEEIREAVWDCESSKTPGSDGYNMNFIKKCWDEIGQEFTTTVLGFFQSAKLPTEANVTWVALAPKFVGAKKIKDLRPINMVGCIYKVISKVLVRRMRLVMPCLVGETQSAFVKGRKIHDGALIACETVQWLKLRRKRAAIIKLDFQKAYDRVRWSFVDIVLQKMGFELRWRTWVKECVTTASMSVLINGSPSKPFKMERGLRQGDPLSPFLFVLVVDVLHRMVGEAVRNGRISPLLVGQDNIELSHLQFADDTILFCPQDMETVLNYKRLLRCFELMSGLSINYDKSSLISVNCEKE